The following are from one region of the Dreissena polymorpha isolate Duluth1 chromosome 2, UMN_Dpol_1.0, whole genome shotgun sequence genome:
- the LOC127869106 gene encoding putative nuclease HARBI1, translating to MPRRNFRERADVLDKLSNMELVERYRLDRNGILFLNERLEHVISPLTRRNKSLSSIEKILVSLRYFATSNIQLNDGDLHNVSQPTVSRAINDVVEAMINPDIVRQFIYLPTMLWDIRQQKEDFFNIARFPNVIGVVDGTHVQIQAPHVDEPLFVNIMGYHSINAQIMFDASNIIRDIVPRWPGSVHDARILRNSGFFQFMEGNINPEKHQYLLGDSGYPCKRWLLTPFLRPVGEHQNNYNIAHKRTRAVVERGIGQLKRRWGVLHSEIRMEPLKACKVIMCCSVLHNICKARNIPMDDVHMDQLPDHPEDYDGNEDGLHYRNVIATTFFLNIAS from the exons ATGCCTAGAAGAAATTTTCGTGAACGCGCAGATGTTTTGGATAAATTGTCTAATATGGAGTTGGTTGAACGATATAGACTTGACAGGAatggtattttgtttttaaatgaaaggcTAGAGCATGTAATTTCCCCTTTAACAAGAAGAAACAAAAGTCTTAGCAGCattgaaaaaatactagtttCTCTGCGTTATTTTGCAACATCCAACATTCAATTAAACGATGGAGACCTACATAATGTAAGTCAGCCTACTGTGTCTCGAGCCATAAACGATGTTGTAGAAGcaatgatcaacccagacataGTCAGGCAATTTATATACCTGCCAACAATGTTATGGGACATCCGGCAACAAAAAGAAGATTTCTTCAACATTGCTCGATTTCCCAATGTCATTGGTGTTGTCGATGGAACGCATGTTCAGATTCAGGCACCACATGTAGATGAACCTCTATTCGTGAACATAATGGGTTATCATTCGATAAATGCCCAG ATCATGTTTGATGCCAGTAACATCATTAGAGACATTGTTCCTCGATGGCCTGGGTCTGTACATGATGCGAGAATCCTCCGCAACAGCGGATTTTTCCAGTTCATGGAAGGCAATATTAATCCTGAAAAACATCAGTATCTTTTAGGCGATTCAGGATACCCATGTAAACGGTGGCTGCTAACACCTTTTTTAAGACCTGTTGGTGAACACCAAAATAACTACAACAT TGCACACAAGAGAACCAGAGCTGTGGTTGAGCGTGGGATTGGGCAACTGAAGCGGAGATGGGGTGTGCTCCACAGTGAGATCCGTATGGAGCCACTCAAAGCATGCAA GGTCATCATGTGCTGCAGTGTTTTGCACAACATATGCAAAGCCAGGAATATTCCTATGGATGATGTGCACATGGATCAACTACCTGACCATCCTGAAGACTATGATGGCAATGAGGATGGTTTGCATTACCGAAATGTCATTGcaaccacattttttttaaacattgcatCCTGA